Proteins encoded within one genomic window of Streptomyces kaniharaensis:
- a CDS encoding DUF4097 family beta strand repeat-containing protein, producing MPTYETTGPITAVIEFDIASVRVSASKRTDVVVHVAPATADVELDVKAAQQTKVDFAGGRLTLKGPRKRNVFGRVGSVEVLIELPAGSEVHGDAPLANFVTEGPLGDCRLKTSLGRIQVEHAANAWLKTDHGDVRLESSDGDAEVSGLGRIEIGTVGGTLTVKNSNGDTEVAEVHGNLKVNSSFGRIEVGTAHAGVDAKTANGPIRIGRVERGQVTLQTSLGDLEVGIAEGTAAWLDIHSKVGRLRNQLGAAAGPGEARETVEVRGHTELGDIEIRRS from the coding sequence ATGCCTACGTACGAGACCACCGGACCGATCACCGCCGTCATCGAGTTCGACATCGCCTCGGTGCGGGTCAGCGCGAGCAAGCGCACCGACGTCGTCGTCCACGTCGCGCCGGCCACCGCCGACGTCGAGCTGGACGTCAAGGCCGCGCAGCAGACCAAGGTCGACTTCGCCGGCGGGCGGCTCACCCTGAAGGGCCCCCGCAAGCGCAACGTGTTCGGCAGGGTCGGTTCCGTCGAGGTCCTGATCGAGCTGCCGGCCGGCTCGGAGGTCCACGGCGACGCCCCGCTGGCGAACTTCGTCACCGAGGGTCCGCTCGGGGACTGCCGGCTGAAGACCTCGCTCGGCCGGATCCAGGTGGAGCACGCGGCGAACGCGTGGCTCAAGACCGACCACGGGGACGTCCGGCTGGAGTCGTCCGACGGGGACGCCGAGGTCTCCGGACTCGGCCGGATCGAGATCGGCACCGTCGGGGGCACGCTGACGGTCAAGAACAGCAACGGCGACACCGAGGTCGCCGAGGTCCACGGAAACCTCAAGGTCAACTCCTCCTTCGGCCGGATCGAGGTCGGCACCGCGCACGCGGGGGTGGACGCCAAGACGGCGAACGGCCCGATCCGGATCGGCCGGGTGGAGCGCGGCCAGGTCACGCTGCAGACCAGCCTGGGGGACCTGGAGGTCGGCATCGCGGAGGGTACGGCGGCCTGGCTCGACATCCACAGCAAGGTCGGCCGGCTGCGCAACCAGCTGGGCGCGGCGGCCGGCCCGGGCGAGGCCCGGGAGACCGTCGAGGTCCGCGGCCACACCGAGCTGGGCGACATTGAGATCCGGCGTTCGTGA